From one Branchiostoma floridae strain S238N-H82 chromosome 3, Bfl_VNyyK, whole genome shotgun sequence genomic stretch:
- the LOC118410907 gene encoding B-cell CLL/lymphoma 9 protein-like isoform X1: MPRARKNAELEARQDLRGAWELVQVAQFLRLFRQKLGFADINTQRLEAELRQRDSAPLADTLARLLRYLFTRTDIRLGSWEADVKRVLTETGSQWKPFASGASYADMDPYQRLVFLKGVADHVFEQKVDELSEYLDETYDPEDMRAVPIGQDSLKNTYWYFDDLRLYKETVGRKGEKWECVCSNLKEWTSFVKKFRKSSHPQEKELYEFLHGQLLPLILGPLQTLEGLSQDADRRRFETAEFLRREEQEVNQVIHPARHDGNNITRHRGPLTVPSSTATSTASVAPPENMADIHVSESEQNSGQDEPLQREADGTSSNQFRPVPTQDGTGPKPDRTSPKPDRTGPSHNVTSPNLNTTSPNQDKTGPNQFRTGSGQSQEDTASSDWSSSDLPPLKPSGKKRKRETSTDSRDSSGTGQSDTSKGDTRTPELMGPPLAPPPSSLPPAADAPPLQNPPAKKQQQYAYIFSTELANKAAEAVLQGRVQSIVAFHIEHVTRARLSRMRHSEQVQSGNPWQQMQASQMGYGSDLALNPSAGPGGAPPQQLPSKPPPPYPGSASLEAGGTEGLTPEQLRHRQERLMTIQRMHKLLFPEQAQTAPPSDSLAAQQQLDLASLQGQPLGRGMPGGPPRPVGPGGLNMQQQPSPGNLPPNQMMSPHGMMTSQANMMTSQGWTDPSQSAAAHKVAMMGLGSPGSEGMGSPGQLGDDQMSAAQIEWRRLEESFYREKRKRMLEQQMMRGGPYGGQRYPGPQQFLPQDYDGPPDSQGALQTMQPPPPYQDLARLNRQQTGFSTSFSEPYTLLQSQPQGAPQDRHPMLQSQPQPQGAPQERHPMLQSQPQPQGAPQDRNPLLQPQPQGAPQDRHPMLQSQPQPQGAPLDGTSPNFSISQQLQERARLSAQREQLPQYAGGQPARHPARPPFRHPTGHPAAHPGGHPQRFMYPMQDRPRPQVSPSQQSAMQRLMMSQQSLMMSQQGPMTSPGMMSPDGSDGGLLMEFPRQRHQPGSDMMSPNSAASPQGQMPLGVKGQSSGGSEGTPPDNGRSSQQSNQPETSLPSNSQPNSRQPSQMPNQPTTSHLPNEPTTGQQQLSTTTQPSSNQSTTAQPSVNQPSTSQQLSNQTVSSPAVTSQPPTFAPSSLQQLEQHFSKRFMPGFDEAPFSKTTAISTTNAMTSGSTTVTMTTAAVSSRTGTSASDGSVAMAPKFKAPPPPTNGVKPLASGDNDNVASPHAAAENRTVSPAGSSPAQVKGQGSADSKPMSPAVKSPAVPQSAQQGSSPAPVPSPKLKRQPSPALANSPAVQSLRSPAPGSPFAQPLKSPMEKKSPKIPPPLKSPSEVKSPMMPQRQSPGLRSPTMPQEAGSGVPSSPAVPIKSPAVLKSPSMPSNSPMMQQVKSPMRRQESSPVVTMVRQEIPKTMLPERSQVIPTTMRPLLPRQPQQLDTMSQGQRLAMMAGQSAMLGQSSMGPQMSVASSGQFSHQMGGFPRQPSPGQRHMMGRAAQYLARPPGGDLENQSRGNIMYSQSQLVQMQARYMAGLRQDTPSPAMVPPGMRQDTPAAAMVSSQPRPTFEPQTPVEIGPNTEFALAFQKRGPPSPPQNRFPSPQHSQPPHPGDPRYSHPGDMQFSEPQQVMDARYPHPGDSRFPHPGERFPQPGENRIPHPGDSRFPHPGDSRFPHPAERFPHPREERFSHPGDNRFPHPGDNRFPHPGVSRFPQQGNQRYPHPGERYPHPHPSLDSRFPHPGEGRYGEERYLAQAAGDSRFVAQRMAGMLQDGLEEASLMDRSVALQNLQNMLGPPRSMAESLSNNMEAFPGQRQMVEEMRSQEAVQSMLGRMMQSHNAMGNAAMQKSGMPAGLSHGAMQGPRMTTPYSTADGAMAAGQGSVGGQMSGGQMSPGGLMFKAPGPMGDAGMGVPVQDIQQTRKAQRFVLPTETPTRTLQYFPAGKPAERAPHPGMMQPAMSAPNLSANQEPQKRISFSEENLMQAGVRAMNPGYPAMNHGYSGYPGQ; encoded by the exons ATGCCGAGAGCCCGGAAGAATGCAG AACTAGAGGCTCGGCAGGACTTGCGAGGAGCCTGGGAGCTAGTCCAAGTCGCCCAGTTCCTCAGGCTGTTCAGACAAAAGCTTGGGTTTGCTGACATCAACACacag CGGCTGGAGGCGGAGCTGCGGCAGCGTGACAGCGCCCCCCTGGCCGACACTCTTGCTCGCCTGCTGCGATACCTCTTCACACGCACCGATATCAG GTTGGGCAGTTGGGAGGCTGATGTGAAGAGAGTTCTGACGGAGACTGGCAGCCAATGGAAACCCTTCGCTTCTGGCGCATCATACGCAGACATGGACCCCTACCAACGG CTGGTGTTCCTGAAGGGCGTTGCGGACCACGTGTTCGAGCAGAAGGTGGACGAGTTGTCAGAGTATCTGGACGAGACGTACGACCCTGAAGACATG AGAGCCGTTCCTATTGGCCAGGACAGTCTGAAGAACACCTACTGGTACTTCGATG ACTTGCGGCTGTACAAAGAGACAGTCGGAAGGAAGGGGGAGAAGTGGGAGTGTGTCTGCAGCAATCTTAAGGAGTGGACCTCCTTCGTCAAGAAGTTCCGCAAGTCGTCCCACCCCCAGGAGAAGGAGCTCTACGAGTTTCTGCATGGCCAGCTACTGCCGCTTATCCTGGGGCCACTTCAGACACTGGAGGGACTGTCTCAG GACGCTGACAGAAGGAGGTTTGAGACAGCCGAGTTCTTGAGGAGGGAAGAGCAGGAGGTGAACCAAGTCATCCACCCTGCCAGACATGATGGTAACAACATTACCAGACACCGAGGGCCCCTGACGGTTCCCAGCAGTACTGCAACCTCCACTGCCTCAGTAGCCCCACCAGAAAACATG GCTGACATCCATGTATCTGAATCGGAGCAGAACTCGGGCCAAGATGAGCCCCTTCAAAGGGAAGCAGATGGAACCAGTTCAAACCAGTTCAGACCTGTTCCCACCCAGGATGGAACAGGCCCCAAACCGGACAGAACCAGTCCCAAACCAGACAGAACTGGTCCCAGCCACAACGTAACCAGCCCCAACCTGAATACCACCAGTCCCAACCAGGACAAAACCGGTCCAAACCAGTTTAGAACGGGTTCTGGCCAGTCTCAGGAGGACACAGCCAGTTCTGACTGGTCCAGCTCTGACCTGCCGCCGCTCAAACCCTCAGGAAAGAAGAGGAAACGGGAAACGTCGACGGATTCGCGAGATAGCAGCGGGACAGGACAAAGTGACACCAGCAAGGGCGACACAA GAACCCCCGAGTTGATGGGCCCCCCTCTGGCACCACCCCCCTCCAGCCTGCCCCCTGCAGCTGACGCCCCCCCTCTACAGAACCCCCCTGCGAAGAAACAGCAGCAGTATGCCTACATCTTCTCCACGGAGCTGGCAAACAAG GCTGCAGAGGCGGTACTGCAGGGACGTGTGCAGTCCATCGTGGCGTTCCACATCGAGCACGTGACTCGGGCGCGACTCAGCCGCATGCGCCACAGCGAACAG GTGCAGTCCGGTAACCCATGGCAACAGATGCAGGCCAGCCAGATGGGTTATGGTTCAGACTTGGCACTGAACCCATCAGCGGGCCCGGGAGGAGCGCCGCCCCAACAGCTACCCTCCAAACCACCCCCACCATACCCGGGCAGCGCCTCCCTAGAGGCAGGGGGGACGGAGGGCCTGACACCGGAGCAGCTTCGCCATCGCCAGGAGCGGCTGATGACCATCCAGCGCATGCACAAGCTGCTGTTCCCTGAACAGGCGCAGACGGCGCCCCCTAGTGACTCCCTAgcagcacagcagcagctggacCTGGCCAGCCTACAGGGGCAGCCCCTGGGGCGGGGGATGCCGGGCGGCCCACCACGACCCGTGGGCCCCGGGGGACTCAACATGCAGCAGCAGCCCAGCCCGGGCAACCTACCTCCCAATCAGATGATGTCACCGCACGGAATGATGACATCACAAGCAAACATGATGACATCACAGGGTTGGACCGACCCTTCCCAGAGTGCAGCAGCTCACAAGGTGGCCATGATGGGGCTGGGGTCGCCGGGGTCAGAGGGCATGGGTTCGCCGGGTCAGCTGGGCGATGATCAGATGTCGGCTGCGCAGATCGAGTGGCGACGGCTGGAGGAGAGTTTCTACCGCGAGAAACGGAAACGGATGCTGGAGCAGCAGATGATGCGTGGAGGGCCGTATGGGGGACAGAG GTACCCTGGTCCGCAACAGTTCTTACCTCAGGACTATGATGGCCCCCCAGACTCCCAGGGGGCCTTGCAGACTATGCAGCCGCCACCACCGTACCAGGACCTGGCGCGGTTAAACCGACAGCAAACTGGCTTCTCTACCTCATTCAGTGAGCCCTACACACTGCTGCAGTCACAGCCACAGGGGGCGCCGCAGGACAGACATCCAATGCTGCAGTCTCAGCCACAGCCACAGGGGGCGCCCCAGGAAAGACATCCAATGCTGCAGTCCCAGCCACAGCCACAGGGGGCGCCCCAGGACAGAAATCCTCTTCTGCAGCCCCAGCCACAGGGGGCACCCCAGGACAGACATCCAATGCTGCAGTCCCAACCACAGCCACAGGGGGCGCCACTGGACGGCACCTCCCCCAACTTCAGTATTAGCCAACAGCTTCAGGAAAGGGCGCGGCTATCGGCCCAGCGGGAACAGCTTCCGCAGTATGCAGGTGGGCAGCCAGCCAGACACCCAGCCCGACCACCATTTAGACACCCAACAGGACACCCAGCTGCACACCCAGGCGGACACCCACAACGCTTCATGTACCCCATGCAGGACCGCCCTCGCCCCCAG GTCTCCCCATCACAACAATCTGCCATGCAGAGATTGATGATGTCACAGCAGAGTCTGATGATGTCACAGCAGGGACCGATGACATCACCAGGTATGATGTCACCGGATGGGTCGGATGGAGGGCTGCTGATGGAGTTCCCGCGGCAACGACACCAACCTGGCAGCGATATGATGTCACCCAACTCTGCAGCCAGCCCACAGGGTCAGATGCCACTGGGGGTCAAGGGGCAGAGTTCAGGGGGAAGTGAAGGCACCCCCCCAGATAACGGTCGGTCCAGCCAGCAGTCAAACCAGCCTGAAACCAGCCTGCCCTCGAACTCACAACCCAACTCCAGACAGCCTAGCCAGATGCCCAACCAGCCCACAACCAGCCACCTTCCCAATGAGCCCACAACCGGCCAACAGCAATTGTCTACAACAACGCAACCTTCTTCCAACCAGTCTACCACTGCCCAACCCTCAGTGAACCAGCCCTCTACCAGCCAGCAGCTGTCCAACCAGACAGTATCCAGTCCAGCCGTTACCAGCCAGCCGCCGACCTTTGCCCCCAGCTCCCTGCAACAGCTGGAGCAGCACTTTTCCAAGAGGTTCATGCCGGGCTTCGACGAGGCGCCGTTCAGTAAAACCACCGCCATTAGCACCACTAACGCCATGACCTCCGGCTCCACcactgttaccatgacaaccgcCGCGGTGTCCAGTCGAACCGGGACCTCGGCTTCGGACggttctgttgccatggcgccCAAGTTCAAGGCTCCCCCTCCCCCGACTAACGGCGTGAAGCCATTGGCCAGCGGTGATAACGACAATGTCGCGTCTCCACACGCTGCTGCTGAAAACAGAACTGTGTCACCTGCTGGGTCATCCCCAGCACAGGTCAAAGGACAAGGGTCAGCAGATTCAAAGCCCATGTCCCCAGCTGTGAAGTCACCTGCAGTTCCCCAATCTGCCCAGCAGGGGTCCTCGCCAGCACCGGTGCCCTCCCCCAAACTGAAGCGGCAGCCATCTCCAGCCCTGGCAAACTCCCCGGCCGTGCAGTCTTTACGCTCCCCCGCGCCGGGCTCGCCATTCGCTCAGCCGCTTAAGTCGCCCATGGAGAAAAAGTCGCCAAAGATTCCACCGCCATTGAAGTCACCCTCAGAGGTCAAATCTCCCATGATGCCACAGAGGCAGTCGCCAGGACTGAGGTCACCCACAATGCCTCAGGAAGCAGGCAGTGGTGTTCCGAGCTCTCCTGCTGTGCCCATCAAATCCCCCGCTGTCCTCAAGTCTCCCAGCATGCCTAGCAATTCTCCCATGATGCAGCAGGTCAAGTCGCCCATGAGGCGGCAGGAGAGTTCCCCAGTGGTTACCATGGTGAGGCAAGAAATCCCCAAAACCATGTTGCCggagaggtcacaggtcatccCCACAACAATGCGACCTTTGTTGCCAAGGCAACCACAGCAACTGGACACCATGAGTCAAGGTCAGAGGCTGGCAATGATGGCTGGTCAAAGTGCAATGTTAGGTCAAAGTTCAATGGGACCACAGATGTCAGTGGCCTCGTCAGGACAGTTCAGCCATCAGATGGGCGGTTTCCCCCGGCAACCATCACCAGGGCAACGCCATATGATGGGCCGTGCAGCGCAGTACCTGGCCCGTCCGCCAGGTGGCGACCTGGAGAACCAGTCGAGAGGGAACATTATGTACTCCCAGTCACAACTGGTTCAGATGCAGGCACGCTATATGGCTGGGCTGAGGCAAGACACCCCCTCACCAGCAATGGTACCTCCCGGAATGAGACAGGACACCCCCGCTGCAGCAATGGTGTCATCCCAGCCCAGGCCCACCTTTGAACCCCAGACACCTGTGGAAATTGGACCAAACACGGAGTTCGCCCTGGCTTTCCAGAAACGggggcccccctccccaccacagAACAGGTTTCCCAGCCCACAGCACTCCCAGCCCCCACACCCTGGGGATCCAAGATACTCCCACCCTGGGGACATGCAATTCAGCGAGCCTCAACAAGTAATGGATGCAAGATATCCTCACCCCGGGGACAGCAGGTTCCCCCACCCTGGGGAGAGATTTCCCCAACCTGGGGAAAATAGGATCCCCCACCCAGGGGACAGCAGGTTTCCCCACCCTGGAGACAGCAGGTTCCCCCACCCAGCAGAAAGGTTCCCCCACCCTAGGGAGGAAAGGTTTTCCCACCCAGGGGACAACAGATTTCCCCACCCTGGGGATAACCGGTTTCCACATCCTGGGGTCAGCAGGTTCCCCCAGCAAGGCAACCAGAGATACCCCCACCCTGGGGAGAGATATCCCCACCCTCACCCCTCCTTAGACAGTAGGTTTCCCCACCCAGGGGAAGGCAGGTATGGGGAGGAGAGGTACCTGGCCCAGGCGGCCGGGGATAGCCGGTTTGTGGCACAGCGGATGGCAGGGATGCTGCAG GACGGTCTGGAGGAGGCGAGCTTGATGGACAGGTCAGTAGCACTACAGAACCTGCAGAACATGCTCGGTCCACCGCGATCCATGGCAGAGTCACTTAGCAACAACATGGAGGCGTTTCCAGGGCAACGACAAATGGTGGAAGAGATGAGATCGCAAGAGGCAGTGCAAAGCATGTTGGGAAGGATGATGCAGTCCCACAATGCCATGGGAAATGCTGCCATGCAAAAGTCTGGCATGCCTGCAGGTCTGTCCCATGGTGCAATGCAAGGACCAAGAATGACCACGCCCTACAGCACAGCAGATGGGGCCATGGCAGCAGGTCAAGGGTCGGTGGGAGGTCAAATGTCAGGAGGTCAAATGTCGCCAGGGGGTTTGATGTTCAAAGCGCCGGGGCCGATGGGGGATGCTGGGATGGGCGTTCCCGTACAGGACATTCAGCAGACTAGGAAGGCACAACGGTTCGTGTTGCCAACGGAAACACCAACCAGAACTCTGCAGTATTTTCCCGCAGGGAAACCTGCCGAGCGGGCGCCGCACCCGGGCATGATGCAGCCCGCTATGAGTGCCCCGAACCTCTCGGCCAATCAGGAGCCTCAAAAGAGGATTTCTTTCTCCGAGGAGAACCTGATGCAAGCTGGGGTCAGAGCAATGAACCCTGGGTATCCTGCAATGAACCATGGGTACTCAGGCTACCCTGGACAGTAG